One region of Gossypium raimondii isolate GPD5lz chromosome 6, ASM2569854v1, whole genome shotgun sequence genomic DNA includes:
- the LOC105772195 gene encoding cysteine proteinase inhibitor 5, giving the protein MQQNSRFLLLSLSLLFLPFIFSDAKKGPIIGGWTRIKDIKDPHVTEIAEFAVNEYNKLSSSSLVLQKVVKGETQVVAGINYRLVLKAKNGSVAKKYQAVVWEKSWLNFRNLTSFTLVKG; this is encoded by the coding sequence ATGCAGCAAAATTCACGTTTCCTGCTCCTCTCGCTATCCCTCCTTTTCCTTCCATTCATTTTCTCTGACGCCAAAAAGGGCCCTATTATCGGAGGATGGACGCGGATCAAGGACATCAAGGACCCTCACGTGACGGAGATTGCGGAATTCGCCGTCAACGAGTATAACAAGCTGTCAAGCTCGAGTTTAGTTTTGCAGAAGGTGGTGAAAGGCGAAACCCAGGTGGTGGCTGGGATTAACTATCGGCTGGTTTTGAAGGCAAAGAATGGAAGCGTGGCTAAGAAATACCAGGCTGTGGTGTGGGAGAAGTCATGGCTGAATTTCAGAAATCTTACCTCCTTTACCCTCGTTAAGGGTTAG
- the LOC105773559 gene encoding tonoplast dicarboxylate transporter — translation MPAGDNSDDSKAPLLPINESVESSSSSPFSLKSLISLKSFYVVLGPILCAIVCVFVKFDGPVTSRNMLAVLAWVFSWWLTEAVPMPITSMAPLFLFPLFGISSADSVAHSYMDDVITLVLGSFILVLAVERYNIHRRLALNITSRFCGEPVNPPLLLLGICGTTFFLSMWMHNVACAVMMMPVATGILQRLPTGPTQSTHIRDFCRAVILGVTFATPIGGMSTLTGTGVNLILVAMYKGSYPDAEPIGYNTWFFFGFPLALLIFFAFWAILCLLYLSKGSSQALSAYLDKTHLKRELNLLGPMAFAEKMVLAVFGVLVALWMTRSITEDIPGWGTLFNGRAGDGTVSVLVATFLFIIPNKKRKGEKLMDWNECKKLPWNIILLLGAGFAIADGVQSSGLADRLSKTLDFLEEAPYLAIAPAVCLICAIITEFITSNDATATLVLPLLIQMAKTMHVHPLLLMVPGAVGSQFAFILATATPSNIIGFATGHINIPDMVKTGIPLKIAGIVILSLLMPTLGVYVFGLNGGVQ, via the exons ATGCCCGCCGGTGACAATTCCGATGATTCAAAAGCCCCACTTCTCCCCATCAACGAATCGGTGGAGTCGTCATCGAGTTCACCCTTTTCTCTGAAATCCTTGATCTCACTTAAAAGTTTCTATGTGGTGTTAGGACCCATATTGTGTGCCATCGTGTGTGTTTTTGTGAAGTTCGATGGCCCAGTGACTAGCCGGAACATGTTAGCTGTTCTAGCCTGGGTCTTCTCTTGGTGGCTCACTGAGGCCGTGCCGATGCCAATCACCTCCATGGCACCTCTCTTTCTGTTTCCCCTCTTTGGAATTTCTTCTGCAGATAGTGTTGCCCACTCGTATATGGATGATGTGATTACCCTGGTTCTGGGTAGTTTTATACTTGTTCTTGCTGTTGAGCGCTACAACATTCATAGAAGATTGGCCTTAAAT ATCACTTCGCGCTTCTGCGGGGAGCCAGTGAACCCACCTCTCCTCTTACTCGGCATATGCGGGACCACTTTCTTCCTCAGCATGTGGATGCACAACGTGGCCTGCGCCGTCATGATGATGCCCGTTGCCACCGGGATCCTACAGCGCCTCCCGACGGGCCCCACCCAATCCACCCACATCCGCGACTTCTGTCGGGCTGTCATCCTCGGCGTCACTTTCGCCACCCCCATCGGTGGGATGAGCACCCTCACCGGAACCGGTGTCAACTTGATATTGGTAGCCATGTATAAAGGCTCATATCCAGATGCTGAACCCATCGGCTATAACACATGGTTCTTCTTCGGTTTCCCCTTGGCTCTCTTGATTTTCTTCGCGTTTTGGGCGATACTCTGTCTGCTCTACTTATCCAAAGGCTCTAGCCAAGCCCTCTCTGCCTACTTGGATAAAACCCACCTCAAGAGGGAACTCAACTTGCTAg GTCCAATGGCTTTTGCAGAGAAGATGGTTTTAGCTGTGTTCGGG GTGCTGGTAGCTTTATGGATGACCAGAAGCATAACTGAAGACATTCCGGGATGGGGAACTCTCTTCAATGGCCGTGCAGGCGATGGAACCGTCAGT GTTCTTGTGGCAACTTTTTTGTTCATAATTCCTAACAAGAAGCGAAAGGGAGAGAAATTGATGGACTGGAACGAATGCAAGAAGCTGCCATGGAACATCATTTTGTTACTAGGGGCTGGTTTTGCCATAGCCGACGGTGTCCAGTCAAGCGGACTCGCTGATCGATTATCCAAAACTCTAGATTTTCTCGAAGAGGCTCCGTATTTAGCTATTGCCCCCGCGGTGTGTTTAATCTGTGCCATAATTACCGAGTTTATAACATCAAATGATGCTACTGCTACCCTTGTACTTCCACTTTTGATTCAAATGGCCAAAACCATGCATGTTCACCCATTACTCCTTATGGTCCCTGGAGCAGTGGGATCACAATTTGCTTTTATTCTTGCGACGGCAACACCTTCGAATATCATTGGATTCGCGACGGGGCATATAAATATTCCAGATATGGTGAAGACGGGGATACCGCTTAAGATTGCTGGCATTGTGATTTTATCCTTGTTAATGCCTACGCTTG gtgtttatgtttttggactaaacGGAGGAGTTCAATAG